From Triticum urartu cultivar G1812 chromosome 2, Tu2.1, whole genome shotgun sequence, a single genomic window includes:
- the LOC125533954 gene encoding probable xyloglucan endotransglucosylase/hydrolase protein 25 — translation MALARERLLASLSALALMIAAWASPVAGGRPADQLQILWGQTKVLSDGNGDQTIALMLDHAMGSAFKSKTSYLFARIDVDIKLIPRNSAGTVTTIYMISEKDWKTHDEIDLEFLGNATGQPYTLHTNIFANGEGGREVQYRLWFDPTKDFHTYSIVWNTDEILILVDGVPIRQFKNHWDAGVPFPVYQPMRLFGCLWDADDWATQGGRVKTDWSQAPFVAYFRNYTASGCAPSAGGSWACGPDPSGSGGSSGWMDRARGGGRLDDDVKQQQQLREVQGKYMIYNYCTDEKRFPNGFPKECGLA, via the exons ATGGCCTTGGCTAGGGAGCGCCTCCTAGCCAGCCTATCGGCTCTTGCGCTGATGATCGCCGCCTGGGCCTCTCCGGTTGCCGGTGGTCGCCCGGCGGACCAGCTGCAGATACTGTGGGGGCAAACGAAGGTGCTCAGCGACGGCAACGGCGACCAGACCATCGCGCTGATGCTGGACCACGCCATGGGGTCGGCTTTCAAGTCCAAGACCTCCTACCTCTTTGCCCGGATCGACGTGGACATCAAGCTCATCCCCAGGAACTCCGCCGGCACCGTCACCACCATATAT ATGATCTCGGAGAAGGACTGGAAGACCCACGACGAGATCGACCTCGAGTTCCTGGGCAACGCCACCGGCCAGCCCTACACCCTGCACACCAACATCTTCGCCAACGGCGAGGGCGGCAGGGAGGTGCAGTACCGCCTCTGGTTCGACCCCACCAAGGACTTCCACACCTACTCCATCGTCTGGAACACAGACGAGATCCT GATCCTGGTGGACGGCGTGCCGATCCGGCAATTCAAGAACCACTGGGACGCCGGGGTGCCCTTCCCGGTGTACCAGCCGATGCGGCTGTTCGGGTGCCTGTGGGACGCAGACGACTGGGCCACGCAGGGCGGGCGCGTCAAGACCGACTGGTCGCAGGCGCCGTTCGTCGCCTACTTCCGGAACTACACCGCCTCCGGGTGCGCCCCGAGCGCCGGCGGCTCGTGGGCTTGCGGCCCGGACCCCTCCGGCTCCGGCGGCAGCAGCGGCTGGATGGACCGGGCACGGGGAGGAGGGCGGCTGGACGACGACgtgaagcagcagcagcagctgagGGAGGTGCAGGGCAAGTACATGATCTACAACTACTGCACCGACGAAAAGAGGTTCCCCAATGGCTTCCCGAAGGAGTGTGGGCTCGCTTAG